One stretch of Mangifera indica cultivar Alphonso chromosome 9, CATAS_Mindica_2.1, whole genome shotgun sequence DNA includes these proteins:
- the LOC123224924 gene encoding suppressor protein SRP40 isoform X1 translates to MANNNEEPSTAPAPNRWYNITLGSSFRDHHHSRQSPKFCTLRYEFKPASIDRSQPGSLHKSRDNRVTVEFQNNQHGKPKVIFEGVGEDYRDKDNDAVLLFDGETCRLERLHQAVKRLRHVRIPGEPSAAAASTMTTLVTPVVESHSTTVSKGSKLQPVSSGIVHEKVQVGQIDTGKSTNLDAEPQSEKDVECSAVPNPSISSPFAENIQADEYVEIVDDNDDGCEMGNRGNASKQEFRTGLDIDINLPHQIDMDEEIADVDVSDDDADKGPNAAEALRAQVNAECQKKQTSSSSSSSDSESSETESGSGSGTGSVSASTSSDSESSEADSVNSI, encoded by the exons ATGGCTAACAACAATGAAGAGCCTAGCACTGCTCCAGCGCCTAATCGCTGGTACAACATTACTTTAGGCTCCTCCTTCAGAGACCACCACCACAGTCGTCAATCTCCCAAGTTCTGCACTTTACGCT ATGAATTTAAACCAGCTTCTATAGATCGGAGCCAACCTGGATCACTCCATAAGAGCAGGGATAACAGGGTTACGGTAGAATTTCAAAACAATCAGCATGGAAAACCCAAGGTGATCTTTGAGGGTGTTGGTGAAGATTACAGGGACAAGGACAATGATGCAGTTTTACTTTTTGATGGTGAGACATGTCGATTGGAGCGATTGCACCAAGCTGTGAAGCGATTGAGGCATGTTCGTATACCTGGTGAGCCTTCAGCTGCAGCCGCATCAACCATGACTACTTTGGTCACACCAGTGGTGGAATCTCACTCAACTACGGTTAGTAAAGGGTCAAAACTGCAGCCTGTgagctcaggcatagttcatgAAAAG GTTCAGGTGGGGCAGATTGACACTGGAAAGTCAACAAACTTAG ATGCAGAACCTCAAAGTGAAAAGGATGTGGAGTGTTCAGCTGTTCCTAATCCATCAATATCATCACCATTTGCTGAGAATATTCAAGCAGATGAATATGTAGAAATAGTTGATGACAATGATGATGGTTGTGAGATGGGAAATAGAGGGAATGCTTCTAAACAGGAGTTCCGCACTGGTCTTGATATTGATATCAACTTACCGCATCAAATTGACATGGATGAAGAAATAGCTGATGTAGATGTTAGTGATGACGACGCAGATAAGGGCCCTAATGCCGCCGAAGCTCTTAGAGCTCAGGTAAATGCTGAATGTCAAAAGAAACAAACTTCAAGCTCAAGCAGCAGCAGTGATAGTGAGAGTAGTGAGACAGAAAGTGGGAGCGGCAGTGGGACTGGAAGTGTGAGTGCAAGTACTAGCAGTGATAGCGAAAGTAGTGAGGCTGACTCAGTCAACTCTATCTGA
- the LOC123224924 gene encoding ELL-associated factor 2 isoform X2, whose product MANNNEEPSTAPAPNRWYNITLGSSFRDHHHSRQSPKFCTLRYEFKPASIDRSQPGSLHKSRDNRVTVEFQNNQHGKPKVIFEGVGEDYRDKDNDAVLLFDGETCRLERLHQAVKRLRHVRIPGEPSAAAASTMTTLVTPVVESHSTTVSKGSKLQPVSSGIVHEKVQVGQIDTGKSTNLEPQSEKDVECSAVPNPSISSPFAENIQADEYVEIVDDNDDGCEMGNRGNASKQEFRTGLDIDINLPHQIDMDEEIADVDVSDDDADKGPNAAEALRAQVNAECQKKQTSSSSSSSDSESSETESGSGSGTGSVSASTSSDSESSEADSVNSI is encoded by the exons ATGGCTAACAACAATGAAGAGCCTAGCACTGCTCCAGCGCCTAATCGCTGGTACAACATTACTTTAGGCTCCTCCTTCAGAGACCACCACCACAGTCGTCAATCTCCCAAGTTCTGCACTTTACGCT ATGAATTTAAACCAGCTTCTATAGATCGGAGCCAACCTGGATCACTCCATAAGAGCAGGGATAACAGGGTTACGGTAGAATTTCAAAACAATCAGCATGGAAAACCCAAGGTGATCTTTGAGGGTGTTGGTGAAGATTACAGGGACAAGGACAATGATGCAGTTTTACTTTTTGATGGTGAGACATGTCGATTGGAGCGATTGCACCAAGCTGTGAAGCGATTGAGGCATGTTCGTATACCTGGTGAGCCTTCAGCTGCAGCCGCATCAACCATGACTACTTTGGTCACACCAGTGGTGGAATCTCACTCAACTACGGTTAGTAAAGGGTCAAAACTGCAGCCTGTgagctcaggcatagttcatgAAAAG GTTCAGGTGGGGCAGATTGACACTGGAAAGTCAACAAACTTAG AACCTCAAAGTGAAAAGGATGTGGAGTGTTCAGCTGTTCCTAATCCATCAATATCATCACCATTTGCTGAGAATATTCAAGCAGATGAATATGTAGAAATAGTTGATGACAATGATGATGGTTGTGAGATGGGAAATAGAGGGAATGCTTCTAAACAGGAGTTCCGCACTGGTCTTGATATTGATATCAACTTACCGCATCAAATTGACATGGATGAAGAAATAGCTGATGTAGATGTTAGTGATGACGACGCAGATAAGGGCCCTAATGCCGCCGAAGCTCTTAGAGCTCAGGTAAATGCTGAATGTCAAAAGAAACAAACTTCAAGCTCAAGCAGCAGCAGTGATAGTGAGAGTAGTGAGACAGAAAGTGGGAGCGGCAGTGGGACTGGAAGTGTGAGTGCAAGTACTAGCAGTGATAGCGAAAGTAGTGAGGCTGACTCAGTCAACTCTATCTGA